The Leifsonia sp. ZF2019 DNA segment GAAGGTGGGCGGTAGCGACGCTGCGGCGGCCCTGTCGATGGCGCTCGCCTGACCCATCACTTACCCATCACTTTCGCTGAGATTCGGGCAGATCGGGTGATATCAGGATCATCCCTACTTCCGCGCGAGGACAGCGATGTGAGGTCGGCTGCGCTCTGCCGATATCGACGTTCAGAAAATCCGCGGGTCGTGGGTTCGAGCCCCACCGGGCCCACCTCTCTTCCCCGCAATCCCTCGCGACGTTCGTGCCGAATCGTGAGTCCCGGGCGTTCTTTCGCGACATTCGTGCCGATTCCGCACTCACGCTCCCGGTGCTGAAGGCGGGATTCGTGGATGGACGGGGACGGTATGTTAAGGATAGGCTAACCTCACTTAGGTAACCCTAAGTTTCACCAGCCCGGCCGCTCGGCCGCCTCCCGAAGCGAGAGCCCTCTATCCTCATGTCACGATCCATCCGCCTGTGGAGCGCCGCCGTCGCGGCGTTCGGAATCGCTGCCGTCGGCACGTTCGCCGGCACCCCCAGCGCGGCGACGGCCGCCGCCGACCCCGGCGCCTACACCCTCGAGTCCACGGTGGCCGTCGGCGCCACGACGCGCAGTCTCGCGGTCGACGACGAGCGCGGCCGTGTGTATGTGCCCGTCTCGAGCGACCCGGGCGCCGTCACCTGGCTCGACACCGCGACGCGGACGCCCAGTCCCGACGCGTATCCGCTCGGCACCGCCGCGCCCGAGAACGTCGTGCTCAGCGCCGACCGCTCGACGCTCTTCGTCCTGCACTACGGGAAGGGCGTCCTCTCGGTGGTCGACACGGCGACGGGCACCGTCACCCGCACGGTCACGGGCCTGCCCACCTACGCGGGCGGGCTGGTGCAGGACACCGACAGCGGGATGCTCTATGTGCTCGACGACGGTCTCACGCCGGTCGACCCCGTCACCGGCACCGTCGGCTCGGAGATACCGATCTCCACGCAGGCCTACCCGCTGCTGAAGGACGCGGTGTACGACTCGACGAACCGCATGATCTGGATCGCGGAGGGCCGCGCGAAGGTCGTGACCGGCTTCAGCACGGTGTCGGGTCGCTGGATCGACAGTCTGAACATCCCGATCAGCTCGTTCGCCTACGACGGCACGGCGCTCGGCGGGCGCCCGGCGCGCCTCGCCGTGGACGAGCAGCTCGCGAAGCTCTACGTCGTCGTCCAGTCCACCCTCGCCGACAGCTGGGACGAGGACCGCGTCGTCGCGATCGACACCACCACCACGAAGCGACTCGGCTCGCCGATCGTCGTCGGCGAGACGGCCCGGGCGATCGAGGTGAATCCGGCCACCCACGAGGTCTACACGCTCAACGGGTTCTCGAACTCGCTCTCGGTGATCAGCCCGGATACCTGGTCCGTGTCGCACACGCTCGACTTCACCGCGCTCGGCGTCACCGCGGGCACCGGTGCCGGGAACGCGGACGTCTGGGCGCTGGGAGTGAGCGGCGACGGCGCGACGCTCTATGCCACCCACCCGTACGGACAGGCGCGGATGAGCGTGATCTCGCGCTCGGGCGCCGCCCCGGCGATCACCGCGCAGCCCGTGACGCCCGGACAGGACGACACGACACCGCCCGAGACCCCGGAGAACGAGCCGTGGGCGGGGCCCGCCGCCGGGTCGGCGTCGACCTCCCCGGCGGGAGCCGCGACCGTCGCGAACGCCCGCCTGAGCTGGTCGTTCAACGAGTATGCGAAGGCCTGGACGCGGGAGGCGCTCGGATCCGTCGAGCTGGCCGGCGACGACTTCGTGTTCACCGGAGGGACCGGGTGGACGGACCCCGCGACCGGAGCCACCTCGATCGCGTGGACCGACGGCTTCCGATTCCGCCACTACGCAGCGCTCGCCCCCGAGGTCGTCTCGACGCTCGGAAACCCGATCCTGACGGTCGCTGCCGACGGGTCCGGCAGCCTCAGCATGGACGTGGCGTGGTCGGTCGCTGCCGACACGACGAGCGACGGCTACCGCCGCGTGGTGGTGGCGACCTTCGGCGCAACCGCGGCGCAGCGCGCGGGAGACGACGTGACACTGACCGCGACGCCCGACTACGCGGGACGCACCTACGGCGCCAGCGCCTCGTCGTACCCGGCCGAGTTCATCGACTGGTTCGACCCCTCGATGCGATCGTGGTGGTACTCCACCGGAGCGAGCATGGACGCCAAGAAGGCGCCGAACCCGTTCGGCGTCTCCTTCACCGCGGCCGTGGCCAGCCAGCCGGGCACCGGAGGAGGCGACGACGGCAGCGCGCCGGGAACGGGAGACCCGACAGGATCGGGAACCTCCGGGAGCGGCACGACGGGCGCGTCGACCGTGTCGGGATCGGCGGACGCGCTCGCACGCACCGGGTCGGACCTGGCCCTGCCGTTCGTCGGCGCCGGTGCGCTCCTCCTGAGCGGAATCACCGTCACGACCGTCGGCCTGCTCCGCCGACGGCAGCGCACAGCGGCCTCGGACGGCTCGCGGACCAGCTGAGCGACACCTCAGCGCAGGAGGGGCGGCCCGGCATGCACCAGCACGCCGGGCCGCCCGTTCGTCATCGCTAGGCGACGCCGGTGACGCGCCCGCGCTCGACGAGGTAGCCCACCGCCACGGCTCCCGCGATGCAGAGCATGAGGGGCGCGAGGAGCTGGAGGCCCTGGTTCGTGAACTCCATCACGAGCACCAGCGCGGTGAACGGCGCCCGCATGGTCACCGCGAGGAAGGCCGCCGCGCCGATCAGGGCGAAACCCGCCAGGGGGGCGCCGGGCCACGCGAGATTCCAAACCGCTCCGATCGTGAGCCCCAGACCGGCCCCGATGGCGAGCGACGGCGTCAGCGTCCCGCCCGCCGCGCCGGCGCCGATCGTTCCGACGGTCGCCGCCGTCTTGACGACGGTGGTCGCGAAGATGAGCAGCACGGGAAGCGTCGCCGTGAAAGCCAGCTGGCCGAGCGAGCGCCCGTTGCCCAGGACGGCGGGCAGCCACAGCGAGACCACGCCGACCGCAGCGAACACGAGCGGCATCACGATCAGGATGCCCCAGGACGTCGGGCGGTGCCGCTGCGCGAACCCGGCGAGCTTCACGAAGCCGACCGCCGCGAAGCCGAGCACGGGACCGGCCAGCACCGACCAGGCCACGATCGTCGGCGTGAGCGGCACCTGTTCCACCGCGTAGAGCGGATTCGCCGGCACCACGACGCGCGCGACCAGCGCCGCGATCGCCGACGTCGCGAGCGCCGGCAGCACCGTGGCGAAGCTCACCTCGGCGAGGAGGATCTCGACGGCGAAGACGGCCCCGCCGAGCGGCACGTTGTAGACGGCGGCGAGGCCGGCGCCGGCGCCGCACGCCACGAGGATGCGGCGCTCCCGGGCCGAGACCCCCGCGCGCTCCGCGAGCCAGCCGGCCCAGAGCGCCGCCACCTCGCGCGGTGCCACCTCCCGGCCGATCGAGGCACCGAGCCCGACGATGACGATCTGCAGGCCCGCGTTGATCAGCGTCACGACGACGGGCATGCGCCGGCCCCCGACCGACGCCTCCACGGAGACGACCGCGTGGTCGGGGCGCCGGCTCCCCCACCGGCGCAGCAGCCACCAGCCGACACCGCCGATGACACCCGCCACGACCAGGGCGACGACGCGGCTGACCGGCGGCGCCTCGAGCAGCCCTTCCAGGAACGAGCCTTCCGAGTACCCGAAGGCGAGGTGCTGGATGCCGTGCAGCGCGAGGTAGACCAGGCCGCCGCCGATGCCCCCACCGACTCCGACGAGCGCGGTGACGACGACGAGGCGGATCAGCCAGGACGGGGTGCCGGGACGGCGCGCTGCTGCGGCGGGATGCACCGCACCAGCGTATCCGAGCGGGTCAGGCTCCCGGGACGAGGGCTCCCACGGTGAGCAGCGACATCGAGTTCGACTGGCAGGCCGTCACGTCGGCGTCCTTCACGAACAGCGATGCGGTGGATCCCGGCGGGTAGACGCGGAATCCATCGGCCTGCTTGGGGTTGCAGTCGGAAGCGGAGTAGTTGAGCGCCTGCACGATCTTGAGCGGCGCCTGCGCGGTTCCTCCCGGCTGCAGCGTCACGGTCGGGTGGGGCGTGCTCCGGTCGAAGTCCGCTGCGGCGCCGAGCTGGGTGCCGTTGCCGTCGCCCACGAAGGACACGCCGGGCCAGCCCTGCAGCGCGCACTCGGTGGCGCCGTTGTTGGTGAGCACGAGCGTCACCTCCACGCTGCCCGCCGCTCCTCCTCCCCCGGGCTGGATGCTGCCCGAGAGGGACGCCGTGTCGCACTGCCCGTCGACGGGTGCGGACGTGCTGGTGCCGGTGGGGCGCGGGGTGGAGGTACCCGTCGGCGTGGACGTCGACGTCGACGCCGCCGGTGTCGACGTGGGAGACGCCGCGGGCGAGCAGCCGGCGATCGTGAGGACGAGCGCTCCGGCGGCCAGCGCGGCGGCGGCCAGGCGGGAGGCGGGACGGGACGAGTCGATCCGGTAACGGGCCATGCGCCCATCCCACCAGCAGTGGCGGCGCTCGGCCGGACAGCACGCCGTGCAGGCCGGGATTCGCGGGTTCGATGCCTGCTCGCCCCTGCGCCGTGGAGGTGCACCCTGGCAGGATGGACCCATGAAAGCGACGATGTCCTGGCTCATCCGCTACTGGGCGGTCGTCGTCCCGATCATCGGCGTGGTGGTGCTCGCCCTGTTCTGGACCGTGGAGCTGCAGCCGTGGGCGGTCGTCCTCATCGCCTTCGTGCTGGGCGGCACGGTCCTCGCCGCGGTGCAGCACGCGGAGGTGGTGGCCCACCGCGTGGGCGAGCCGTTCGGCTCCTTGGTGCTGGCGGTCGCCGTGACCGTGATCGAGGTCGCGTTGATCGTCACCCTGATGACGACCGGCAAAGACTCGGAGTCCCTCGCCCGCGACACCGTCTTCTCGGCCGTGATGATCACGATGAACGGCATCGTGGGCCTCTCGCTGCTGCTCAGCTCGAGCCGCGGCACGATGTCCTCGTTCAACGCCAAGGGCAGCAGCGCGGCGCTCGCCACCGTCACCGCCATGGCGACGCTGACGATGGTGGTGCCGACCTTCACCGAGACCCCCGGTCCGCAGTTCTCACCCAGCCAGCTCGTGTTCGCGGCGCTCGCCTCCATCGCCCTCTACGGCATGTTCGTCTTCACCCAGACCTTCGCGCATCGCGACTTCTTCCTGCCGGTCACTCACACGGACGACGGGACCGACGACGAGGACAGCCACGCTGAGCCCCCTTCCACCCGGACCGCGCTGATCAGCGTCGCGCTGCTCCTGGTCGCCCTGGTCGCGGTGGTCGGGCTCGCCAAGCTCGAGTCGACGCCGATCGAACGCGCCGTGACCGGGATCGGCCTGCCGCAGTCGTTCGTGGGTGTCATCATCGCGCTCCTGGTGCTGCTCCCGGAGGGCATCGCCGCCGCCAAGGCCGCACAGCGCAACCGCATGCAGACCAGCCTCAACCTGGCGCTCGGCTCCGCCATCGCGAGCATCGGACTCACGATCCCCGCGATCGCAGTCGCTTCGATCTGGCTGCCCGGCGCGCTGCATCTCGGGCTCGGTGCCAGTCAGATCGTGCTGCTGGCTCTGACGGTCGCGGTGAGCATCCTCACACTCATGCCCGGCCGCGCGGTCCGGATGCAGGGCGGCATCCACCTGATCCTGTTCGCGGCCTTCATCTTCCTGTCGATCGCGCCGTAGCCCGACCGCGCGGGATCACGCGCGGGCCGTGCTCCCCACCGCGGCGTCGAAGAGCTGCTCCGCCGCCCGGCGGGCGGCGAGCGGGGTTCCACCGCAGAGTGCGGCGCTCGCGGAGGCGCCGTCGAAGAGCAGCGTGAGCTGGACGGCGAGCAGGTGCGGATCCGCGGCGCCCGCCGCCTCGGCCTGCCGCTGGAAGAAGTCCGTGAGCCGGCCCTTGAAGTGGCGCGCCACGTGGGCGGCCGGGTGCTCGCGATCGCGGAGCTCGGTGGCCACGTTGACGAACGGGCAGCCGTAGAAATCGCTGGAGCGCGCGGCTTCGTGCAGGGCGTCGAAGACGTGGAGGACGCGGTCGCGCGGGGAGCGCCTGTCGTCCTCCGTGAAGTAGCCGGCGACCACCCGCGGACCGTACTCCTGCAGCATCTCGGCGACGATCGCGTCCTTGCCGTCGAAGTGCTGGTAGATCGAGCGCTTGGAGACCGCGGCCTCCTGCGCGATGCGGTCCACTCCGACGGCGCCGACTCCCTCGCCGATGAACAGGCGGGCGGCGGCGGCGAGCACCCGCTCGCGCGGCTTGGGCCGGGGCGCGGGCGGCGTGACGGGCGCGGCATCGGCTGTGGAGGTCATCCAGCGATTCTAGAGGCCCGCTTGCGCAAAGTAAACCGATCTGTTTACATAGCCGAGTACACCGATCAGTTTACTTTTGGAGGACCGACTCATGACCGACCTGAACGGACGCATCGCCCTCGTCACGGGCGCCAACCGCGGACTCGGCGCCGCCTTCGTCACCGGTCTGCTCGACCGCGGGGCCGCGAAGGTCTACGCTGCCGCCCGCCGGCCCGAGACCGTGGCCGTCCGCGACCCGCGCGTCGTCCCGCTCGCCCTCGATGTGACCGACCCGGAGAGCATCCGCCGCGCCGCCGAAACCGCATCCGACATCAGCGTGCTCGTCAACAACGCCGGCATCGCCGTCAACCAGTCGCTCGTCTCGGGCGACCTGCAGGAGATCCGCCGCGAGTTCGACACGAACTTCTGGGGTCCGGTGCTCGTCACCCGCGCGCTCGCGCCGGCGATCGAGCGCAACGGCGGCGGCGCGATCGTGAACATGCACTCCGCGCTCAGCTGGCTGGCGCTCGGCTCCTACAGCGCGACCAAGGCGGCCCTGTGGTCCGCCAGCAACTCGGCGCGCGTCGAGCTGGCACCCGCGGGCATCCAGGTCGTCGGGGTGCACGTCGGCTACGTCGACACCGAGATGGCGGCGGGGGCGGAGGGCGTGAAGGTACCGCCGACGCAGGTCGTCGACGAGGCGCTCGAGGCCGTGCTGGCCGGAGAGGCGGAGGCGATCGTCGGCGATGTCGCCCGGCACGTGAAGTCCAAGCTCCACGAGGACGTGCGCGCGCTCTACCCCCAGCTGGCCAGATAGGACGACCCGGCGAAGCCCTCCGGCCGGATCCCCCAGCGCACCGTCCACTCCTCGCCCGGCTCGAGCCAGCGCAGACCCTCTCCCGAGTTCAGCGCATTCGCGGGCGCGGTCATCGGCTCCACGGCGAGCGCCACGTCGCCCGGCTCCTTCGTGGCGAACGAACGGTGGGTGAAGACCTGCACGTAGGCGAACGCGGGATCGCTCCAGAGCACGACCCGGCGGCCGTCGTCGGCGGCGAGGGCGTGCTCCGGCCGCTCGGCGAGGCCGCCGAACCCGTCGTTGACGTCGAGGTCGCTCACGCGCACGCCGGCGGAGAGGTCGAAACGGGTTCCGGCCACCGGGGCCGTCCCCGTCACGTTCAGGCGGTCGTCGGTCTCGTAGCGTGTGGCGGCCGCGACGGTGATCGTGAGCTGGTCGGCGGGCACGTCTCCGATGCGCAGGTTGGGGGTGTGCGCCGATCGCGACCGGCGCACGCCGCTCACCGGCGTTCGCGATGGTGTGGGTGACGGTGAGGCCTTCCGTGTCGAGTTCGTGCTCGACCACGGTGTCGAGCAGGAACGGGTACCCGGCCTGCGGGTAGATCGTCGCCGCCTGCGTGACGGAGGAATCGGTGCGGGCGACCAGGGTGTAGGGCGAGAAGCGCAGGAGGCCGTGACTCGCGTTGCCGAGCGCGGGCTCCGTGAGCGCGAGCTGCTGAGCCGTTCCGTCGAGCTCCCAGCGGCCGTCCTTCACACGATTGGGCCACGGCACGAGGACGATCCCGTCGGCGGACGGCGGCGTCGCCCCCTCCGCGAACGGCTCCGTCAGGTCGACGCCCGCATAGCGGAGGGTGCGGATGCCCGCCGCGACCTGTGTGATGGTCGCGGTGAGATCGCCGAACTCGAGGTCGTACTGATCGCCGGTGGGTGCTCGCATGGGCTCAGCCTAGGCCCGCGGCGACGGTCACGGGCAGCCCGGCCCCGCGCAGGGCGGCGAGCTGAGGGGAGAACGCCGAGGCGCCGGTGATGAGGGCGGCGACCTCGTCGACCCCCGCGATGCGTCCGAGGTGCGTCCGGCCGAGCTTGGAGCCGTCCGCGACCACGACCGCCCGCTCTGCGGTGGTCACCA contains these protein-coding regions:
- a CDS encoding calcium:proton antiporter, whose translation is MKATMSWLIRYWAVVVPIIGVVVLALFWTVELQPWAVVLIAFVLGGTVLAAVQHAEVVAHRVGEPFGSLVLAVAVTVIEVALIVTLMTTGKDSESLARDTVFSAVMITMNGIVGLSLLLSSSRGTMSSFNAKGSSAALATVTAMATLTMVVPTFTETPGPQFSPSQLVFAALASIALYGMFVFTQTFAHRDFFLPVTHTDDGTDDEDSHAEPPSTRTALISVALLLVALVAVVGLAKLESTPIERAVTGIGLPQSFVGVIIALLVLLPEGIAAAKAAQRNRMQTSLNLALGSAIASIGLTIPAIAVASIWLPGALHLGLGASQIVLLALTVAVSILTLMPGRAVRMQGGIHLILFAAFIFLSIAP
- a CDS encoding HtaA domain-containing protein; amino-acid sequence: MSRSIRLWSAAVAAFGIAAVGTFAGTPSAATAAADPGAYTLESTVAVGATTRSLAVDDERGRVYVPVSSDPGAVTWLDTATRTPSPDAYPLGTAAPENVVLSADRSTLFVLHYGKGVLSVVDTATGTVTRTVTGLPTYAGGLVQDTDSGMLYVLDDGLTPVDPVTGTVGSEIPISTQAYPLLKDAVYDSTNRMIWIAEGRAKVVTGFSTVSGRWIDSLNIPISSFAYDGTALGGRPARLAVDEQLAKLYVVVQSTLADSWDEDRVVAIDTTTTKRLGSPIVVGETARAIEVNPATHEVYTLNGFSNSLSVISPDTWSVSHTLDFTALGVTAGTGAGNADVWALGVSGDGATLYATHPYGQARMSVISRSGAAPAITAQPVTPGQDDTTPPETPENEPWAGPAAGSASTSPAGAATVANARLSWSFNEYAKAWTREALGSVELAGDDFVFTGGTGWTDPATGATSIAWTDGFRFRHYAALAPEVVSTLGNPILTVAADGSGSLSMDVAWSVAADTTSDGYRRVVVATFGATAAQRAGDDVTLTATPDYAGRTYGASASSYPAEFIDWFDPSMRSWWYSTGASMDAKKAPNPFGVSFTAAVASQPGTGGGDDGSAPGTGDPTGSGTSGSGTTGASTVSGSADALARTGSDLALPFVGAGALLLSGITVTTVGLLRRRQRTAASDGSRTS
- a CDS encoding SDR family oxidoreductase; its protein translation is MTDLNGRIALVTGANRGLGAAFVTGLLDRGAAKVYAAARRPETVAVRDPRVVPLALDVTDPESIRRAAETASDISVLVNNAGIAVNQSLVSGDLQEIRREFDTNFWGPVLVTRALAPAIERNGGGAIVNMHSALSWLALGSYSATKAALWSASNSARVELAPAGIQVVGVHVGYVDTEMAAGAEGVKVPPTQVVDEALEAVLAGEAEAIVGDVARHVKSKLHEDVRALYPQLAR
- a CDS encoding TetR/AcrR family transcriptional regulator; translation: MTSTADAAPVTPPAPRPKPRERVLAAAARLFIGEGVGAVGVDRIAQEAAVSKRSIYQHFDGKDAIVAEMLQEYGPRVVAGYFTEDDRRSPRDRVLHVFDALHEAARSSDFYGCPFVNVATELRDREHPAAHVARHFKGRLTDFFQRQAEAAGAADPHLLAVQLTLLFDGASASAALCGGTPLAARRAAEQLFDAAVGSTARA
- a CDS encoding DUF4232 domain-containing protein — translated: MARYRIDSSRPASRLAAAALAAGALVLTIAGCSPAASPTSTPAASTSTSTPTGTSTPRPTGTSTSAPVDGQCDTASLSGSIQPGGGGAAGSVEVTLVLTNNGATECALQGWPGVSFVGDGNGTQLGAAADFDRSTPHPTVTLQPGGTAQAPLKIVQALNYSASDCNPKQADGFRVYPPGSTASLFVKDADVTACQSNSMSLLTVGALVPGA
- a CDS encoding chloride channel protein, yielding MHPAAAARRPGTPSWLIRLVVVTALVGVGGGIGGGLVYLALHGIQHLAFGYSEGSFLEGLLEAPPVSRVVALVVAGVIGGVGWWLLRRWGSRRPDHAVVSVEASVGGRRMPVVVTLINAGLQIVIVGLGASIGREVAPREVAALWAGWLAERAGVSARERRILVACGAGAGLAAVYNVPLGGAVFAVEILLAEVSFATVLPALATSAIAALVARVVVPANPLYAVEQVPLTPTIVAWSVLAGPVLGFAAVGFVKLAGFAQRHRPTSWGILIVMPLVFAAVGVVSLWLPAVLGNGRSLGQLAFTATLPVLLIFATTVVKTAATVGTIGAGAAGGTLTPSLAIGAGLGLTIGAVWNLAWPGAPLAGFALIGAAAFLAVTMRAPFTALVLVMEFTNQGLQLLAPLMLCIAGAVAVGYLVERGRVTGVA